Proteins from a single region of Oryza brachyantha chromosome 6, ObraRS2, whole genome shotgun sequence:
- the LOC102709183 gene encoding patellin-4: MAVEVVVSEGVAATAAAEVVAPEAKEVSGEAADEAVTLAAVVSKNASFREESNFLDDLKDGERKALAELRAKVEEAIVEGKLFDDAKKKAAADETAAGEKKDSEKKAAAAEEAAGENKDADEKKEEGRVTEKKEEEPVTEEKKEEELGEEQQPKKEEAGEGEKAVAAEEKPAAEVTPPVVVDKDIALWGVPLLPSKGDDATDVVLLKFLRARDFKAGAAFDMLRKTLLWRRDWKGFAATDDVDVAEELPAELADACYLDGADREGHPVCYNAPGVFADDAVYKKALGTEEGKARFLRWRVRAMESHVAKLDFKPGGVASLLQVTDLKNSPGPAKKDLRVAMKQVLELFQDNYPELVARNILINVPFWYYAFSTLLYPFMTQRTKSKFVIARPSKVTETLLKYISIEAIPVKYGGLKRDDDTEFSSEDSEVTELIVKASSTETIEIEATEGDTTLTWDLTVLGWEVNYKEEFVPSDEGSYTVIVRKGKKMGSSEAAVRNSFRAGEPGKVVLTVENLTLRKKKVLFRHKARSACAKKC; this comes from the exons ATGGCGGTGGAGGTCGTCGTGTCTGAGGGTGTGGCGGCCACCGCGGCAGctgaggtggtggcgccggaggCGAAGGAGGTGAGCGGGGAGGCGGCTGATGAGGCGGTGACGCTGGCTGCCGTTGTGTCCAAGAACGCGTCGTTCAGGGAGGAGAGCAACTTCCTGGATGATCTCAAGGACGGCGAGAGGAAGGCGTTGGCTGAGCTCCGTGCCAAAGTGGAGGAGGCCATCGTGGAGGGCAAGCTGTTCGATGACGCCAAGAAGAAGGCGGCAGCGGATGAGACTGCTGCCGGGGAGAAGAAGGATTCCgagaagaaggcggcggcggcggaggaggctgccGGTGAGAATAAAGATGCCGATGAGAAGAAAGAGGAGGGGCGGGTGACGGAGAAGAAAGAGGAGGAGCCGGTGacggaggagaagaaagaggAGGAGCTAGGTGAGGAGCAGCAGCCCAAGAAAGAGGAAGCCGGCGAGGGCGAGAAGGCGGTCGCCGCAGAGGAGAAGCCGGCAGCGGAGGTGACGCCGCCGGTGGTTGTGGACAAGGATATCGCTCTGTGGGGCGTGCCGCTGCTGCCGAGCAAGGGCGACGACGCCACCGACGTCGTGCTCCTCAAATTCCTCCGCGCGCGCGACTTcaaggccggcgccgccttcgACATGCTCCGCAAGACCCTCCTCTGGCGGAGGGACTGGAAGGGCTTCGCCGCCACggacgacgtcgacgtcgccgaggAGCTCCCCGCCGAGCTCGCCGATGCGTGCTACCTCGACGGCGCGGACAGGGAGGGCCACCCGGTGTGCTACAACGCGCCCGGCGTGTtcgccgacgacgccgtgTACAAGAAGGCGCTCGGCACGGAGGAAGGCAAGGCGAGGTTCCTCCGGTGGAGGGTGCGCGCCATGGAGAGCCACGTGGCCAAGCTCGACTTCAAGCCCGGCGGCGTCGCGTCGCTGCTGCAGGTGACGGACCTCAAGAACTCGCCGGGGCCGGCCAAGAAGGACCTCCGGGTCGCCATGAAGCAGGTCCTCGAGCTCTTCCAGGACAACTACCCTGAGCTCGTCGCAAGAAAC ATCCTGATCAATGTGCCCTTCTGGTACTACGCGTTCAGCACCCTCTTATACCCGTTCATGACGCAGAGGACCAAGAGCAAGTTCGTCATTGCTCGCCCCTCCAAGGTCACAGAGACCCTCCTCAA GTACATTTCAATCGAGGCCATCCCAGTAAAGTACGGTGGTCTCAAACGCGACGACGACACCGAGTTCTCCTCCGAGGACAGTGAAGTCACAGAACTGATTGTCAAGGCAAGCTCCACTGAAACCATTGAGATCGAAGCCACAGAG GGTGACACCACGCTGACATGGGACCTGACGGTGCTGGGATGGGAGGTGAACTACAAGGAGGAGTTCGTGCCGAGCGACGAGGGCTCGTACACCGTCATCGTCAGGAAGGGGAAGAAGATGGGCTcgtcggaggcggcggtcCGCAACTCGttccgcgccggcgagccgggGAAGGTGGTCCTCACCGTCGAGAACCTGACGCtcaggaagaagaaggtgcTGTTCAGGCACAAGGCCAGGAGCGCCTGTGCCAAGAAGTGCTGA
- the LOC102709470 gene encoding tubulin beta-3 chain, with the protein MREILHIQGGQCGNQIGAKFWEVICDEHGIDHTGKYSGDSDLQLERINVYYNEASGGRYVPRAVLMDLEPGTMDSVRSGPYGQIFRPDNFVFGQSGAGNNWAKGHYTEGAELIDSVLDVVRKEAENCDCLQGFQVCHSLGGGTGSGMGTLLISKIREEYPDRMMLTFSVFPSPKVSDTVVEPYNATLSVHQLVENADECMVLDNEALYDICFRTLKLATPTFGDLNHLISATMSGVTCCLRFPGQLNSDLRKLAVNLIPFPRLHFFMVGFAPLTSRGSQQYRALTVPELTQQMWDAKNMMCAADPRHGRYLTASAMFRGKMSTKEVDEQMLNVQNKNSSYFVEWIPNNVKSSVCDIPPIGLKMASTFIGNSTSIQEMFRRVSEQFTAMFRRKAFLHWYTGEGMDEMEFTEAESNMNDLVAEYQQYQDATAEEDEYEEEEEEEVAA; encoded by the exons ATGAGGGAGATCCTCCACATCCAGGGCGGGCAATGCGGCAACCAGATCGGTGCCAAGTTCTGGGAGGTGATCTGCGACGAGCACGGCATTGACCACACCGGCAAGTACTCGGGCGACTCCGACCTCCAGCTCGAGCGGATCAACGTCTACTACAACGAGGCCAGCGGCGGCCGCTACGTGCCCCGCGCCGTCCTCATGGACCTCGAGCCCGGCACCATGGACTCCGTCCGCTCCGGCCCCTACGGCCAGATCTTCCGCCCCGACAACTTCGTCTTCGGCCAGTCCGGCGCCGGCAACAACTGGGCCAAGGGCCACTACACCGAGGGCGCCGAGCTCATCGACTCCGTCCTCGACGTCGTCCGCAAGGAGGCCGAGAACTGCGACTGCCTCCAAG GATTCCAGGTGTGCCACTCGCTGGGAGGAGGCACTGGTTCCGGAATGGGCACCTTGCTCATCTCCAAGATCAGGGAGGAGTACCCGGACCGGATGATGCTCACATTCTCCGTCTTCCCATCGCCCAAGGTGTCCGACACCGTCGTGGAGCCCTACAATGCCACCCTCTCTGTGCACCAGCTTGTTGAGAATGCGGATGAGTGCATGGTTCTTGACAACGAGGCGCTCTACGACATCTGCTTCCGCACGCTGAAGCTCGCGACGCCTACTT TTGGTGATCTCAACCATCTCATCTCTGCAACAATGAGTGGTGTTACCTGCTGCCTCCGCTTCCCTGGTCAGCTGAACTCTGACCTCCGGAAGCTTGCAGTCAACCTGATCCCCTTCCCTCGTCTCCATTTCTTCATGGTCGGATTTGCTCCTCTGACTTCCAGGGGATCCCAGCAGTACCGTGCCCTCACTGTACCAGAGCTGACCCAGCAGATGTGGGATGCAAAGAACATGATGTGCGCTGCTGACCCGCGCCATGGCCGCTACCTCACAGCCTCTGCCATGTTCCGTGGAAAGATGAGCACCAAGGAAGTTGATGAGCAGATGCTGAATGTGCAGAACAAGAACTCATCATACTTTGTGGAGTGGATCCCCAACAATGTCAAGTCGAGTGTGTGTGACATTCCACCCATTGGCCTGAAGATGGCATCCACATTTATTGGCAACTCGACCTCAATCCAGGAGATGTTCCGCCGTGTCAGTGAGCAGTTTACTGCCATGTTCAGGAGGAAGGCCTTCTTGCACTGGTACACTGGCGAGGGCATGGATGAGATGGAGTTCACCGAGGCTGAGAGCAACATGAACGATCTGGTAGCTGAGTACCAGCAGTACCAGGACGCCACTGCTGAGGAAGATGAAtatgaggaggaagaggaggaggaggttgcTGCCTAA